From Acanthopagrus latus isolate v.2019 chromosome 22, fAcaLat1.1, whole genome shotgun sequence, the proteins below share one genomic window:
- the LOC119012717 gene encoding uncharacterized protein LOC119012717 isoform X2, with translation MYAYPVFRRQSASSTRLLMAPSEEARALSNTGSGRAKPKEEVLAEAANFVAGHGGDPADRLLVLAHCQLQFGMFQGQRFRWLLENSLGYAVYLLHSISKETVQANPLSENKQLFQEFTSQIAEMTVELEKFSRKQEMQKQAKDTGDQGYLMVEFGDFKGRSMKEVYEDQSQKAQALINYLKTADARPNTNMAIFKTYVLKRRAAATTLPSSASTSTGRPPASSTSSAPSPAPSTSSAPPAGFQSGAWKPATVKSLLARGNLSPSQLVKKLMSPVKLSPAPQLTSPRPSKPRQLFPSDSAEIDDEEMVSAAAQCEAQLNTATVPREACADPPPAALLHQPSAELPSHWKDQLPPYQHEWIRHTLFKANPRTGKPELVSPLKLWWYPPQPALIHTQPPASPDHFFCRPLFLWMPQKMWLFPLVCVRPACGKHRLTAAGVYRTVRKVLDIDGWYDLATEYLECKRCSKKYPAWSEDILGQLDVGHRSKFPALLTYRYSCGIRVLRMMRERTMGNSVTQLYKKLQEQHSEAWMERVLQYLTACEPFTRSAVVRPSVFAEPPCLPALPKPKWLLAVYARDVLSRLHEVKAKITSIFGSVLKMDSTKKVTKKLAGAAAGTAAWCTNVGNEYGQVLVSVLTAGEGQALDTMAAGLVKRYREAGEAPPKVIYVDRDCCSQHGPCRVKAMFAGWDELQVRLDIWHFMRRFAAGVTTEAHPLYGIFMARLSTCIFEWDPEDVAALRRAKEGELAARSVGNISEEAVTTRITRRELALHCRRRTRGVEETNRLIGSLISLFDSASGKDTLGVPLLDHERIQQIWMEQQKHLGCIQDPEDFQLYIKTGTLKKGNVELCCYRCARGSTSLESFHLHLNRFIPGTSASDAHFQAYLLEGLMRWNDDRMEDAVKGAPSIRSYSSALREAVDQLSQKVLGRCWDERYRTPGAYTGELLGMEYLYSQTGKELTPVLQNPEEEDRLVEEVNDEDFQDEGFVEESMEDITVPVLYEDDPSRALQSRPSSLTSPQASPPPPPSPPQPSSPPPSSHLPSPPPPSPPPQAPASPADVPSSSMSDEAQGAVIGPDGIAGWDKVQDLAVYLVDLREASYFTDLQVTQIVQLWTALPEVDKQRVNYQPRHQVRLTSGRFKAPKRSGVTPGVESVKRCLIGHPGGPAQWPSTSRLVEAICTKLCSLHKSPTKKSGVSTPRWSKILDSYHHIRELVLNTPRLMAETTLQLFELNQKTLIQWFQRRQKTQEMSVLSQGMAPTNKIPVAPNQLLAPKETLELLPPTSGPRHQFVLPPNLEGQAPVLRPGRRPAAATPTAPGTAPNPTAPGTAQPMSAHLGNLVLNPDNTLSLVLAAPGVSTPSAGPAQLGSTLGAPVSRFTERNRRRRALEEESGVPKRRYLRGVAYNTCGTCGQPKTKEFGHSRYGSATFCPQASQGKSLEEWLKEQRAQK, from the exons ATGTATGCGTACCCCGTTTTTCGTCGCCAGTCAGCCAGTTCAACTAGACTGCTGATGGCACCCTCGGAGGAGGCAAGGGCTCTTTCAAACACCGGGTCTGGAAGGGCCAAACCCAAAGAGGAGGTGCTGGCAGAGGCCGCTAACTTTGTGGCTGGCCATGGCGGAGACCCAGCTGACAGGCTTCTGGTACTGGCTCACTGCCAGCTGCAGTTTGGCATGTTCCAGGGCCAGAGGTTCAGGTGGCTCCTGGAGAACAGTCTTGGATATGCTGTGTATTTACTGCACAGCATTTCCAAGGAAACAGTGCAGGCAAACCCTCTGTCtgagaacaaacagctgttCCAGGAGTTTACCTCTCAGATCGCAGAGATGACGGTTGAACTAGAGAAGTTTAGCCGTAAGCAGGAGATGCAGAAGCAAGCGAAGGACACTGGAGACCAGGGCTATTTGATGGTGGAGTTTGGAGATTTTAAGGGTCGCTCCATGAAGGAAGTTTATGAGGACCAGAGCCAGAAGGCCCAGGCCCTCATCAATTACCTGAAGACTGCTGATGCCCGgcccaacaccaacatggccattTTCAAGACGTATGTCTTGAAGAGACGCGCTGCAGCCACCACCCTCCCATCTTCAGCCTCCACTTCCACTGGACGTCCTCCTgcatcctccacttcctctgcacCTTCTCCTGcaccctccacttcctctgcacCTCCAGCAGGATTCCAAAGTGGCGCATGGAAGCCCGCCACTGTGAAATCTCTGCTGGCGCGTGGGAATCTGTCTCCTTCACAGCTGGTGAAAAAGTTGATGTCACCAGTTAAACTCT CTCCAGCACCGCAGCTCACCTCACCCCGACCTTCAAAACCCCGGCAGCTTTTCCCTTCTG acTCTGCTGAGATTGATGATGAGGAAATGGTATCTGCTGCAGCGCAGTGTGAGGCACAGCTGAATACAG CCACGGTGCCTCGTGAGGCCTGTGCTgatcctccaccagcagctctcctTCATCAACCTTCAGCTGAGCTTCCCAGTCACTGGAAGGATCAGCTTCCACCTTACCAGCACGAGTGGATACGGCACACTCTGTTCAAGGCCAACCCACGTACTGGCAAGCCAGAGCTAGTGTCACCGCTGAAGCTTTGGTGGTATCCTCCTCAGCCCGCCCTCATTCACACCCAGCCTCCCGCCTCGCCTGACCACTTCTTCTGTCGGCCGTTGTTCCTGTGGATGCCCCAGAAGATGTGGCTGTTTCCTCTAGTCTGTGTTCGTCCAGCCTGCGGCAAGCACAGACTAACAGCCGCAGGAGTGTACAGAACAGTGCGGAAGGTGCTGGACATCGACGGGTGGTATGACCTTGCCACTGAGTACCTGGAGTGCAAGCGCTGTTCCAAAAAGTATCCTGCTTGGTCTGAAGACATCTTAGGCCAGCTGGATGTGGGCCACCGCAGCAAGTTTCCAGCTTTGCTCACTTACAg ATACTCGTGTGGCATCCgtgtgctgaggatgatgagggaGAGGACAATGGGAAACAGCGTGACCCAGCTGTACAAAAAGCTGCAGGAACAGCATAGCGAGGCATGGATGGAGCGTGTCCTGCAGTACCTGACAGCTTGTGAACCATTCACAAGGTCCGCTGTTGTCCGTCCCTCTGTCTTTGCTGAGCCTCCCTGCTTACCTGCCCTACCCAAGCCCAAGTGGCTGTTAGCAGTTTATGCCAGGGATGTTCTCAGCCGGCTGCATGAGGTGAAGGCCAAAATCACCTCCATCTTTGGCTCTGTCCTCAAGATGGACTCCACCAAAAAG GTCACGAAGAAACtcgctggtgctgctgcaggtacagCTGCCTGGTGCACCAATGTTGGCAACGAGTACGGTCAAGTCCTTGTCTCGGTTCTGACAGCTGGTGAGGGACAAGCACTTGACACCATGGCAGCTGGCCTGGTGAAGCGGTACAGGGAGGCGGGTGAGGCGCCACCCAAGGTGATCTATGTGGACAgagactgctgcagtcagcatgGCCCTTGTCGGGTGAAGGCCATGTTTGCAGGGTGGGATGAGCTTCAGGTGCGGCTTGACATCTGGCATTTCATGCGCCGTTTTGCTGCAGGTGTCACCACTGAGGCTCACCCCCTGTATGGCATCTTCATGGCACGCCTGTCCACGTGCATTTTTGAGTGGGATCCAGAAGATGTTGCTGCTCTTCGCCGTGCCAAGGAGGGTGAGCTGGCAGCAAGAAGTGTTGGCAACATCTCGGAGGAGGCGGTGACCACTCGCATCACTCGGAGGGAGTTGGCACtgcactgcaggaggaggaccCGAGGGGTGGAGGAGACCAACAGACTGATCGGGTCACTGATCAGTCTGTTTGACAGCGCGAGTGGGAAGGACACTCTGGGCGTTCCTCTGCTGGACCACGAACGGATCCAGCAGATATGgatggagcagcagaaacaccttGGCTGCATCCAAGACCCAGAAGACTTCCAGCTCTACATCAAGACGGGCACCTTGAAGAAAGGCAACGTGGAGCTGTGCTGCTACAGGTGTGCCCGTGGCTCTACCTCCTTGGAGTCCTTTCACCTCCACCTGAACAGGTTTATTCCAG GAACCAGTGCCAGTGATGCGCATTTCCAGGCGTATCTTCTGGAAGGGCTGATGCGCTGGAATGATGACCGGATGGAGGACGCCGTAAAGGGAGCACCTTCCATCCGCTCCTACAGCAGTGCTCTCAGAGAGGCGGTGGACCAGCTCAGCCAAAAGGTGCTAGGGAGATGCTGGGATGAGCGCTATCGCACCCCTGGAGCATACACAG gtGAATTGCTGGGGATGGAGTACTTGTACAGCCAGACCGGCAAGGAACTGACTCCAGTGCTCCAGaacccagaggaggaggacaggctgGTGGAGGAAGTCAATGATGAGGACTTCCAAGATGAGGGCTTTGTTGAAGAGAGCATGGAGGACATCACAGTTCCGGTGCTGTATGAGGATGACCCCTCCCGTGCTCTGCAGAGCAGGCCCTCATCGTTAACGAGTCCTcaggcctctcctcctcctccgccgtcTCCACCTCAGCCTTCTTCTCCTCCGCCTTCTTCGCATCTGCCTTCCCCACCtccgccctctcctcctcctcaggcccCTGCATCACCTGCTGATGTGCCGTCCAGCAGTATGTCTGACGAGGCTCAA GGAGCAGTGATTGGACCGGATGGGATCGCTGGGTGGGACAAAGTCCAGGATCTCGCTGTTTACCTAGTGGATCTCCGTGAGGCTTCTTACTTCACTGACCTGCAGGTGACCCAGATCGTCCAGCTGTGGACAGCTCTCCCTGAGGTTGACAAGCAGCGTGTCAACTACCAGCCTCGCCATCAGGTGCGCCTGACAAGTGGCCGCTTTAAGGCTCCGAAGCGGTCTGGAGTCACACCGGGTGTGGAGAGTGTCAAACGCTGCTTGATAGGACATCCTGGGGGtcctgcacagtggcccagcaCCAGCCGCTTGGTTGAGGCCATATGCACCAAGCTGTGCAGTTTGCACAAGTCGCCCACCAAGAAGTCTGGAGTCTCCACCCCTAGATGGTCAAAAATCCTTGACAGCTACCACCACATCCGGGAGCTGGTGCTCAACACTCCAAGGCTTATGGCGGAGACCACGCTCCAGCTCTTTGAGCTAAATCAGAAGACACTCATTCAGTG GTTTCAACGGAGGCAGAAGACCCAGGAGATGAGTGTCCTCTCCCAGGGAATGGCTCCAACTAACAAGATTCCCGTGGCACCCAACCAGCTTCTGGCCCCGAAGGAGACACTGGAGCTCCTTCCTCCAACATCTGGCCCACGGCACCAGTTTGTCCTCCCTCCTAATCTGGAGGGACAGGCTCCCGTCCTGCGGCCAGGCAGACGACCCGCTGCTGCCACCCCCACAGCACCAGGCACTGCACCCAACCCCACCGCACCAGGCACTGCACAGCCCATGTCAGCTCATTTAGGGAACTTAGTCCTGAACCCTGACAACACGCTGTCACTGGTGCTGGCAGCTCCTGGTGTCTCAACACCCAGTGCAGGCCCAGCTCAGCTTGGTTCCACACTGGGTGCTCCTGTGTCTCGcttcacagagagaaacagacgacGGCGGGCCcttgaggaggagagtggagtgCCCAAGAGGAGGTATCTCAGAGGAGTGGCATATAACACGTGTGGCACGTGTGGACAGCCAAAAACCAAGGAGTTTGGCCATAGCCGTTATGGCAGCGCCACCTTTTGTCCACAGGCCTCACAAGGGAAATCTCTGGAGGAGTGGCTGAAGGAACAGAGAGCACAAAAATAG
- the LOC119012717 gene encoding uncharacterized protein LOC119012717 isoform X1, producing MYAYPVFRRQSASSTRLLMAPSEEARALSNTGSGRAKPKEEVLAEAANFVAGHGGDPADRLLVLAHCQLQFGMFQGQRFRWLLENSLGYAVYLLHSISKETVQANPLSENKQLFQEFTSQIAEMTVELEKFSRKQEMQKQAKDTGDQGYLMVEFGDFKGRSMKEVYEDQSQKAQALINYLKTADARPNTNMAIFKTYVLKRRAAATTLPSSASTSTGRPPASSTSSAPSPAPSTSSAPPAGFQSGAWKPATVKSLLARGNLSPSQLVKKLMSPVKLSPAPQLTSPRPSKPRQLFPSDSAEIDDEEMVSAAAQCEAQLNTALAATVPREACADPPPAALLHQPSAELPSHWKDQLPPYQHEWIRHTLFKANPRTGKPELVSPLKLWWYPPQPALIHTQPPASPDHFFCRPLFLWMPQKMWLFPLVCVRPACGKHRLTAAGVYRTVRKVLDIDGWYDLATEYLECKRCSKKYPAWSEDILGQLDVGHRSKFPALLTYRYSCGIRVLRMMRERTMGNSVTQLYKKLQEQHSEAWMERVLQYLTACEPFTRSAVVRPSVFAEPPCLPALPKPKWLLAVYARDVLSRLHEVKAKITSIFGSVLKMDSTKKVTKKLAGAAAGTAAWCTNVGNEYGQVLVSVLTAGEGQALDTMAAGLVKRYREAGEAPPKVIYVDRDCCSQHGPCRVKAMFAGWDELQVRLDIWHFMRRFAAGVTTEAHPLYGIFMARLSTCIFEWDPEDVAALRRAKEGELAARSVGNISEEAVTTRITRRELALHCRRRTRGVEETNRLIGSLISLFDSASGKDTLGVPLLDHERIQQIWMEQQKHLGCIQDPEDFQLYIKTGTLKKGNVELCCYRCARGSTSLESFHLHLNRFIPGTSASDAHFQAYLLEGLMRWNDDRMEDAVKGAPSIRSYSSALREAVDQLSQKVLGRCWDERYRTPGAYTGELLGMEYLYSQTGKELTPVLQNPEEEDRLVEEVNDEDFQDEGFVEESMEDITVPVLYEDDPSRALQSRPSSLTSPQASPPPPPSPPQPSSPPPSSHLPSPPPPSPPPQAPASPADVPSSSMSDEAQGAVIGPDGIAGWDKVQDLAVYLVDLREASYFTDLQVTQIVQLWTALPEVDKQRVNYQPRHQVRLTSGRFKAPKRSGVTPGVESVKRCLIGHPGGPAQWPSTSRLVEAICTKLCSLHKSPTKKSGVSTPRWSKILDSYHHIRELVLNTPRLMAETTLQLFELNQKTLIQWFQRRQKTQEMSVLSQGMAPTNKIPVAPNQLLAPKETLELLPPTSGPRHQFVLPPNLEGQAPVLRPGRRPAAATPTAPGTAPNPTAPGTAQPMSAHLGNLVLNPDNTLSLVLAAPGVSTPSAGPAQLGSTLGAPVSRFTERNRRRRALEEESGVPKRRYLRGVAYNTCGTCGQPKTKEFGHSRYGSATFCPQASQGKSLEEWLKEQRAQK from the exons ATGTATGCGTACCCCGTTTTTCGTCGCCAGTCAGCCAGTTCAACTAGACTGCTGATGGCACCCTCGGAGGAGGCAAGGGCTCTTTCAAACACCGGGTCTGGAAGGGCCAAACCCAAAGAGGAGGTGCTGGCAGAGGCCGCTAACTTTGTGGCTGGCCATGGCGGAGACCCAGCTGACAGGCTTCTGGTACTGGCTCACTGCCAGCTGCAGTTTGGCATGTTCCAGGGCCAGAGGTTCAGGTGGCTCCTGGAGAACAGTCTTGGATATGCTGTGTATTTACTGCACAGCATTTCCAAGGAAACAGTGCAGGCAAACCCTCTGTCtgagaacaaacagctgttCCAGGAGTTTACCTCTCAGATCGCAGAGATGACGGTTGAACTAGAGAAGTTTAGCCGTAAGCAGGAGATGCAGAAGCAAGCGAAGGACACTGGAGACCAGGGCTATTTGATGGTGGAGTTTGGAGATTTTAAGGGTCGCTCCATGAAGGAAGTTTATGAGGACCAGAGCCAGAAGGCCCAGGCCCTCATCAATTACCTGAAGACTGCTGATGCCCGgcccaacaccaacatggccattTTCAAGACGTATGTCTTGAAGAGACGCGCTGCAGCCACCACCCTCCCATCTTCAGCCTCCACTTCCACTGGACGTCCTCCTgcatcctccacttcctctgcacCTTCTCCTGcaccctccacttcctctgcacCTCCAGCAGGATTCCAAAGTGGCGCATGGAAGCCCGCCACTGTGAAATCTCTGCTGGCGCGTGGGAATCTGTCTCCTTCACAGCTGGTGAAAAAGTTGATGTCACCAGTTAAACTCT CTCCAGCACCGCAGCTCACCTCACCCCGACCTTCAAAACCCCGGCAGCTTTTCCCTTCTG acTCTGCTGAGATTGATGATGAGGAAATGGTATCTGCTGCAGCGCAGTGTGAGGCACAGCTGAATACAG CTCTTGCAGCCACGGTGCCTCGTGAGGCCTGTGCTgatcctccaccagcagctctcctTCATCAACCTTCAGCTGAGCTTCCCAGTCACTGGAAGGATCAGCTTCCACCTTACCAGCACGAGTGGATACGGCACACTCTGTTCAAGGCCAACCCACGTACTGGCAAGCCAGAGCTAGTGTCACCGCTGAAGCTTTGGTGGTATCCTCCTCAGCCCGCCCTCATTCACACCCAGCCTCCCGCCTCGCCTGACCACTTCTTCTGTCGGCCGTTGTTCCTGTGGATGCCCCAGAAGATGTGGCTGTTTCCTCTAGTCTGTGTTCGTCCAGCCTGCGGCAAGCACAGACTAACAGCCGCAGGAGTGTACAGAACAGTGCGGAAGGTGCTGGACATCGACGGGTGGTATGACCTTGCCACTGAGTACCTGGAGTGCAAGCGCTGTTCCAAAAAGTATCCTGCTTGGTCTGAAGACATCTTAGGCCAGCTGGATGTGGGCCACCGCAGCAAGTTTCCAGCTTTGCTCACTTACAg ATACTCGTGTGGCATCCgtgtgctgaggatgatgagggaGAGGACAATGGGAAACAGCGTGACCCAGCTGTACAAAAAGCTGCAGGAACAGCATAGCGAGGCATGGATGGAGCGTGTCCTGCAGTACCTGACAGCTTGTGAACCATTCACAAGGTCCGCTGTTGTCCGTCCCTCTGTCTTTGCTGAGCCTCCCTGCTTACCTGCCCTACCCAAGCCCAAGTGGCTGTTAGCAGTTTATGCCAGGGATGTTCTCAGCCGGCTGCATGAGGTGAAGGCCAAAATCACCTCCATCTTTGGCTCTGTCCTCAAGATGGACTCCACCAAAAAG GTCACGAAGAAACtcgctggtgctgctgcaggtacagCTGCCTGGTGCACCAATGTTGGCAACGAGTACGGTCAAGTCCTTGTCTCGGTTCTGACAGCTGGTGAGGGACAAGCACTTGACACCATGGCAGCTGGCCTGGTGAAGCGGTACAGGGAGGCGGGTGAGGCGCCACCCAAGGTGATCTATGTGGACAgagactgctgcagtcagcatgGCCCTTGTCGGGTGAAGGCCATGTTTGCAGGGTGGGATGAGCTTCAGGTGCGGCTTGACATCTGGCATTTCATGCGCCGTTTTGCTGCAGGTGTCACCACTGAGGCTCACCCCCTGTATGGCATCTTCATGGCACGCCTGTCCACGTGCATTTTTGAGTGGGATCCAGAAGATGTTGCTGCTCTTCGCCGTGCCAAGGAGGGTGAGCTGGCAGCAAGAAGTGTTGGCAACATCTCGGAGGAGGCGGTGACCACTCGCATCACTCGGAGGGAGTTGGCACtgcactgcaggaggaggaccCGAGGGGTGGAGGAGACCAACAGACTGATCGGGTCACTGATCAGTCTGTTTGACAGCGCGAGTGGGAAGGACACTCTGGGCGTTCCTCTGCTGGACCACGAACGGATCCAGCAGATATGgatggagcagcagaaacaccttGGCTGCATCCAAGACCCAGAAGACTTCCAGCTCTACATCAAGACGGGCACCTTGAAGAAAGGCAACGTGGAGCTGTGCTGCTACAGGTGTGCCCGTGGCTCTACCTCCTTGGAGTCCTTTCACCTCCACCTGAACAGGTTTATTCCAG GAACCAGTGCCAGTGATGCGCATTTCCAGGCGTATCTTCTGGAAGGGCTGATGCGCTGGAATGATGACCGGATGGAGGACGCCGTAAAGGGAGCACCTTCCATCCGCTCCTACAGCAGTGCTCTCAGAGAGGCGGTGGACCAGCTCAGCCAAAAGGTGCTAGGGAGATGCTGGGATGAGCGCTATCGCACCCCTGGAGCATACACAG gtGAATTGCTGGGGATGGAGTACTTGTACAGCCAGACCGGCAAGGAACTGACTCCAGTGCTCCAGaacccagaggaggaggacaggctgGTGGAGGAAGTCAATGATGAGGACTTCCAAGATGAGGGCTTTGTTGAAGAGAGCATGGAGGACATCACAGTTCCGGTGCTGTATGAGGATGACCCCTCCCGTGCTCTGCAGAGCAGGCCCTCATCGTTAACGAGTCCTcaggcctctcctcctcctccgccgtcTCCACCTCAGCCTTCTTCTCCTCCGCCTTCTTCGCATCTGCCTTCCCCACCtccgccctctcctcctcctcaggcccCTGCATCACCTGCTGATGTGCCGTCCAGCAGTATGTCTGACGAGGCTCAA GGAGCAGTGATTGGACCGGATGGGATCGCTGGGTGGGACAAAGTCCAGGATCTCGCTGTTTACCTAGTGGATCTCCGTGAGGCTTCTTACTTCACTGACCTGCAGGTGACCCAGATCGTCCAGCTGTGGACAGCTCTCCCTGAGGTTGACAAGCAGCGTGTCAACTACCAGCCTCGCCATCAGGTGCGCCTGACAAGTGGCCGCTTTAAGGCTCCGAAGCGGTCTGGAGTCACACCGGGTGTGGAGAGTGTCAAACGCTGCTTGATAGGACATCCTGGGGGtcctgcacagtggcccagcaCCAGCCGCTTGGTTGAGGCCATATGCACCAAGCTGTGCAGTTTGCACAAGTCGCCCACCAAGAAGTCTGGAGTCTCCACCCCTAGATGGTCAAAAATCCTTGACAGCTACCACCACATCCGGGAGCTGGTGCTCAACACTCCAAGGCTTATGGCGGAGACCACGCTCCAGCTCTTTGAGCTAAATCAGAAGACACTCATTCAGTG GTTTCAACGGAGGCAGAAGACCCAGGAGATGAGTGTCCTCTCCCAGGGAATGGCTCCAACTAACAAGATTCCCGTGGCACCCAACCAGCTTCTGGCCCCGAAGGAGACACTGGAGCTCCTTCCTCCAACATCTGGCCCACGGCACCAGTTTGTCCTCCCTCCTAATCTGGAGGGACAGGCTCCCGTCCTGCGGCCAGGCAGACGACCCGCTGCTGCCACCCCCACAGCACCAGGCACTGCACCCAACCCCACCGCACCAGGCACTGCACAGCCCATGTCAGCTCATTTAGGGAACTTAGTCCTGAACCCTGACAACACGCTGTCACTGGTGCTGGCAGCTCCTGGTGTCTCAACACCCAGTGCAGGCCCAGCTCAGCTTGGTTCCACACTGGGTGCTCCTGTGTCTCGcttcacagagagaaacagacgacGGCGGGCCcttgaggaggagagtggagtgCCCAAGAGGAGGTATCTCAGAGGAGTGGCATATAACACGTGTGGCACGTGTGGACAGCCAAAAACCAAGGAGTTTGGCCATAGCCGTTATGGCAGCGCCACCTTTTGTCCACAGGCCTCACAAGGGAAATCTCTGGAGGAGTGGCTGAAGGAACAGAGAGCACAAAAATAG
- the LOC119012553 gene encoding uncharacterized protein LOC119012553: protein MACLSTCIVAALCRAKEGELAARSVGDISEEVVTTHITQRESALHCRRRTRGVEETNRLIRSLTSLFDSVSGKDTLGVPLLDHERIQQIWKEQQKHLGCIQNPEDFQLYIKTGTLKKGNVELCCYRCARGSTSLETFHLHLNRFIPGTSVSYAHFQAYLLEGLMRWNDDWMEDAVKGAPSIHSYGSALSEAVDQLSQKGAREMLG, encoded by the exons ATGGCATGCCTGTCCACATGCATTGTTGCTGCTCTTTGCCGTGCCAAGGAAGGTGAGCTGGCAGCAAGAAGTGTTGGCGACATCTCGGAGGAGGTGGTGACCACTCACATCACCCAGAGGGAGTCGGCGCtgcactgcaggaggaggaccCGAGGGGTAGAGGAGACCAACAGACTGATCAGGTCACTGACCAGTCTGTTTGACAGCGTGAGTGGGAAGGACACTCTGGGCGTTCCTCTGCTGGACCACGAACGGATCCAGCAGATATggaaggagcagcagaaacaccttGGCTGTATCCAAAACCCAGAAGACTTCCAGCTCTACATCAAGACGGGCACCTTGAAGAAAGGCAACGTGGAGTTGTGCTGCTACAGGTGTGCCCGTGGCTCTACCTCCCTGGAGACCTTTCACCTCCACCTGAACAGATTTATTCCAG GAACCAGTGTCAGTTATGCACATTTCCAGGCGTATCTTCTGGAAGGGCTGATGCGCTGGAATGATGACTGGATGGAGGACGCCGTAAAGGGAGCACCTTCCATCCACTCCTACGGCAGTGCTCTTAGTGAGGCGGTGGACCAGCTAAGCCAAAAAGGTGCTAGGGAGATGCTGGGATGA